The proteins below are encoded in one region of Pseudophryne corroboree isolate aPseCor3 chromosome 8, aPseCor3.hap2, whole genome shotgun sequence:
- the LOC134949962 gene encoding olfactory receptor 8U3-like, whose protein sequence is MNQNLGNLTTISYFTLKGISDRPDLQAPIFWMVLFLYIAVLSENMIISLLIAWDHRLHTPMYFFLFNLSALDILYTTITLHKILGIYISGINRISFNDCIAQMYFYISAVCNEFLILTAMSFDRYVAICNPLHYSVIMSKRVYASLAGVCWVLSAIEAIPQTYLISGHFCFKSNEINHFLCDVMALMKLSCGGSNVLDRLILIESVFVEIIPLSLTLTSYIYIIKAILRIRSTKGRRKAFYTCSSHLTVVVIFYVTVFCLYTKPTSALSADSDKLFSLLYIAVTPMLNPLIYCLKNEKFKLAWNCILSKIRNQICGY, encoded by the coding sequence ATGAATCAGAATCTGGGGAACCTAACCACCATTAGTTATTTCACATTGAAAGGTATCTCAGACCGCCCTGACCTACAGGCTCCAATCTTTTGGATGGTCCTGTTCCTGTACATTGCTGtgcttagtgaaaacatgatcatttCTTTGCTAATTGCATGGGACCATCGTCTCCACACTCCCATGTATTTCTTCCTATTCAATCTATCAGCTTTGGACATTCTCTACACAACCATCACCCTCCACAAGATACTGGGAATATATATTTCAGGTATTAACAGGATCTCTTTCAATGACTGTATTGCACAAATGTACTTTTACATCTCGGCTGTTTGTAATGAGTTCCTAATTCTGACTGCCATGAGCTTTGACCGCTATGTTGCGATATGTAACCCCCTCCATTACTCGGTGATCATGAGTAAGCGAGTCTATGCCTCGCTGGCTGGAGTTTGTTGGGTGTTGAGTGCCATTGAGGCCATTCCACAAACCTATTTGATCTCTGGACATTTCTGCTTCAAATCCAATGAAATAAACCACTTCCTCTGTGATGTCATGGCTCTGATGAAACTTTCCTGCGGTGGAAGTAATGTCTTAGACCGCCTGATCCTCATTGAATCTGTCTTTGTTGAAATCATTCCCTTATCTTTGACTCTTACCTCTTATATTTACATAATCAAAGCCATACTGAGGATTCGGTCCACCAAGGGCAGGAGAAAAGCTTTCTACACCTGTTCCTCTCATCTCACTGTGGTTGTCATCTTCTATGTGACCGTTTTTTGCTTGTACACTAAACCCACTTCTGCGTTGTCTGCAGATTCTGATAAACTCTTCTCTTTGTTGTATATAGCTGTCACACCAATGTTAAATCCTCTTATTTACTGCTTAAAGAATGAAAAATTCAAGTTAGCCTGGAACTGTATCTTGAGTAAAATTAGAAATCAGATTTGTGGTTATTGA